The proteins below come from a single Clupea harengus chromosome 21, Ch_v2.0.2, whole genome shotgun sequence genomic window:
- the LOC105911670 gene encoding protocadherin-20 produces the protein MVSGKRVRRLITRGEIQGLCLLLLYTSPLSCFSNFSPLIYKIKEGLPKGTLIGAIGTDLHLDFSVDPPLLFNLAQKKINEQYVELNNTTGELFTSAVQMDRESLCADRGEGQSCSLALDVFILPQQYFQLVKVKVLIEDVNDNRPRFPSDEIRVKVPENAPVNARFAVEQSAVDPDLGVNSVQTYWLVNDFGVFTLDVEENEGGELTPFLIVTEALDRERQAEYVTDIIAEDGGSPPLLGTATLRVVILDINDNCPKFSEAQVNVTVYGNATRGSQLARLHAFDHDLGANAQINYSYSERITRETRNLFHLDRVTGVIKLAGKIDTNTAKLYKLTVLANGPACIPDVATVTIHIIKVVSGPPLLIPRYIAAEKDGVVSLKESEPAFTPIAFFTVKNIDSRQRVECLLEGLGPFKLSPYERFKNEYLLETTEPLDYEMRQEYQLTIVGRNLHGVVIKTVVRVQVEDENDNAPVFKQSMLEIFVEENNAPNTFLTKLQATDADSGSRGEVVYLLGSDAPPNIFYLDRQLGVLTVTTSLDREEKETYRFMVRAVDCGSPRRESIATVIITVQDRNDNSPRFINKDFTFFVPENFPGFGEIGVLSVTDADAGKNGWVALSILNGSDIFVIDTGRGALRAKTSLDREQQGTYYLWIEAVDGGKPALSCITMVTVLLLDVNDNPPIVLFPQSNQSYMLVLPSTLPGTSITEVYAVDRDTGMNAVIAYSIIKRLGGGQSSFDIDPNTGNITLRRSLSDRGLYSLLVKVSDHGQPEPLHSTIMVNLFVNETVSNESYIQSLLLRQAEIEIEESIGSRESRQWIQDRQVFPCQPVIIGLLTTCLGLLIMVVSLTVYISCRKLRKHKKKRLEVEIPLKMNSDMQAVDRKLMEISNI, from the exons ATGGTCAGCGGCAAAAGGGTCCGCCGCCTTATAACCAGAGGAGAGATACAG GGTTTGTGCCTTCTGCTGCTTTACACCagccctctctcctgcttttcAAATTTCAGCCCTCTCATCTATAAGATAAAAGAAGGCTTACCCAAGGGGACTTTAATAGGGGCCATTGGCACAGACTTACATTTGGATTTCTCCGTTGATCCCCCGCTTTTATTCAATCTGGCACAAAAGAAGATCAACGAGCAGTATGTGGAGCTGAATAATACCACAGGGGAGCTGTTCACATCGGCAGTGCAGATGGACAGGGAGAGCCTGTGTGCGGATCGGGGCGAGGGTCAAAGCTGCTCACTAGCGCTGGACGTGTTCATTCTGCCGCAGCAGTACTTCCAGCTGGTGAAGGTCAAGGTCCTCATCGAGGACGTCAATGACAACCGTCCGCGCTTCCCGTCGGACGAGATCCGGGTGAAGGTGCCAGAGAACGCACCGGTAAACGCGCGCTTCGCCGTGGAGCAGTCGGCTGTGGACCCGGACCTCGGGGTGAACAGTGTGCAGACATACTGGCTGGTCAACGACTTCGGGGTGTTTACGCTGGACGTGGAGGAGAACGAGGGGGGCGAGCTCACACCCTTCCTCATTGTGACCGAGGCGCTGGACCGCGAGAGGCAAGCGGAGTACGTGACGGATATCATCGCCGAGGACGGTGGCTCCCCTCCGCTCCTCGGCACTGCCACCCTGCGGGTCGTCATCTTGGACATTAACGACAACTGCCCCAAGTTCAGCGAGGCACAGGTGAATGTAACGGTGTATGGGAACGCCACCCGGGGCAGCCAGCTGGCGCGCCTCCACGCCTTTGACCACGACCTGGGGGCCAACGCTCAGATCAACTACTCCTACAGTGAGCGCATCACCAGGGAAACCCGGAACCTCTTCCACTTGGATAGAGTGACTGGCGTGATTAAGCTGGCAGGGAAAATCGACACCAACACCGCCAAGCTCTACAAGCTGACCGTGCTCGCCAATGGACCGGCCTGCATCCCGGACGTCGCCACGGTGACCATCCACATCATCAAGGTGGTGTCGGGACCACCGTTGCTCATCCCACGCTACATCGCGGCCGAGAAAGACGGCGTGGTCTCGCTGAAGGAGTCCGAGCCGGCGTTCACCCCCATCGCCTTTTTCACTGTGAAGAACATCGATTCGCGACAGAGGGTGGAGTGTCTGCTGGAGGGCTTGGGCCCGTTTAAACTCTCCCCTTACGAGCGCTTCAAAAACGAGTACCTGCTGGAGACCACCGAGCCGCTGGATTACGAGATGCGGCAGGAGTACCAGCTCACCATCGTGGGCAGGAACCTCCACGGTGTGGTCATTAAGACGGTggtgagggtgcaggtggaggatgaGAACGACAACGCCCCAGTCTTCAAGCAGTCCATGCTGGAGATCTTTGTGGAGGAGAACAATGCCCCCAACACCTTCCTCACCAAGCTGCAGGCAACAGACGCAGACAGCGGGAGCCGAGGGGAGGTGGTCTACCTGCTGGGTTCGGACGCACCCCCCAATATCTTCTACCTGGACCGTCAGTTGGGGGTGCTGACGGTGACCACCTCCCTAGACCGTGAGGAGAAGGAAACGTACCGGTTCATGGTACGTGCAGTGGACTGTGGGTCACCGCGGAGGGAGAGCATCGCCACGGTCATCATCACTGTGCAGGACCGCAACGACAACAGCCCACGCTTCATCAACAAGGACTTCACCTTCTTCGTGCCGGAGAACTTCCCGGGGTTCGGCGAAATTGGGGTGCTGTCGGTGACCGATGCTGATGCCGGGAAAAATGGCTGGGTGGCGCTGTCCATCCTTAATGGCAGCGACATCTTCGTCATAGACACAGGGCGTGGCGCCCTGCGTGCCAAGACCTCACTGGATCGCGAACAGCAGGGGACCTACTACCTGTGGATCGAGGCAGTTGACGGAGGCAAGCCCGCCCTCTCCTGCATCACTATGGTGACAGTGCTGCTCCTGGACGTCAACGACAACCCACCCATTGTCCTCTTCCCCCAATCCAACCAGTCCTACATGCTGGTGCTACCCAGCACCTTACCGGGGACCTCCATCACCGAGGTCTACGCGGTAGACCGGGACACAGGCATGAATGCGGTCATCGCATACAGCATCATCAAAAGGCTGGGCGGCGGGCAGAGCTCCTTCGACATCGACCCCAACACCGGCAACATCACCCTACGCAGGAGCCTCAGCGACCGTGGCCTCTACAGCCTGCTGGTGAAGGTCAGTGACCACGGGCAGCCTGAGCCACTGCACTCCACCATTATGGTCAACCTGTTTGTCAATGAGACGGTGAGCAACGAGAGCTACATCCAGAGCCTGCTCTTGCGGCAGGCCGAGATTGAGATCGAGGAGAGCATTGGATCGCGGGAATCCCGCCAGTGGATCCAGGATCGGCAGGTGTTCCCGTGCCAACCGGTCATAATCGGGCTGTTGACAACCTGCCTGGGACTGCTCATCATGGTGGTGTCACTGACTGTGTACATTAGCTGCAGAAAGCTCCGGAAACATAAAAAGAAACGATTAGAGGTGGAAATCCCTTTAAAAATGAACAGTGACATGCAAGCAGTGGACCGGAAACTCATGGAGATTTCCAACATATGA